A single Drosophila miranda strain MSH22 chromosome XR, D.miranda_PacBio2.1, whole genome shotgun sequence DNA region contains:
- the LOC108152408 gene encoding SRSF protein kinase 1 isoform X4, with product MDATCPREDNATAAAEAEWPWKDGPWLDLYPSYLESLQGIMELASWVNQQSRHVANTLAQDQIFVGVLQASLLLFFLYLMYQLQQWSSRSPEEPPSDTATADVTKQLICDFNFVSEQEKRAAQEAETEALLEVEEKKRRKRFTKKRVCVSAGPVLIALRQQSKRPKPHRHQALVFEPISPMERVLEGYLPPREQPLTISLPQQEPVSVPVPVPAREEETTELPEFISEPRGTLSTTDEIYPDSSDSSLYVSDEEQEDASQYCRGGYHPVVIGDIFDNRFRVVRKLGWGHFSTVWLCRDLKDEKYVALKVVKSAPHYIETAADEIRLLEAIRDADPLDVKRERIVRLMNHFTVRGVNGMHTCLVFEALGCSLYKLIVKNNYQGLAIAQVRNIIKQVLEGLDYLHSKCSIIHTDIKPENILLVIDNAAAMNQQIDDEINSLRVKGADFPDSYISSIEKQTKTRSKWPLIEPNGSTNTNTNTSNSTGNNSTSSTPLAAVAMSSLDKDDTTTSSTLNSNTTSSLASKYSSLLGDSECNGIGGGVSLIGGLGGGVESPILNNRYRTEKKITAKLPSSNSNSNPASTNNSCPSYNANTNPNTNPKINTNTQSTCTSMPSEYTNNQNCPSTTVTTVTAATTATPSATPATALVSISTSASATPPSTCTYSFTHLAPTTTTPTATTATASTELYNGDHTSTTTTNSTSTTTTTTTTTTTATSANTSAKLNVHANAISSQNQSQSSQNNTYTIQSLISNSNVRVKIADLGNACYDYHHFTEDIQTRQYRSIEVLLGAPYNYTADIWSTACLAFELATGDYLFDPHAGESYSRDEDHLAHIVELLGSIPQSVILRGKHGLKYFTSYGNLRNITKLKPWSLMNVLVEKYDWDPVEAKKFSDFLLPMLEYNPVIRASAAECLQHPWLDQEEFV from the exons ATGGATGCCACCTGCCCCAGGGAGGACAATGCCACAGCGGCAGCTGAGGCAGAGTGGCCCTGGAAAGATGGTCCCTGGCTGGACTTGTACCCCAGCTACCTGGAGAGCCTGCAGGGCATCATGGAGCTGGCCAGCTGGGTGAATCAGCAGAGCCGTCACGTGGCGAACACTCTCGCCCAGGATCAGATCTTCGTTGGCGTACTCCAGGCCTCGCTGCTCCTCTTCTTCCTCTATCTTATGTACCAGCTGCAGCAGTGGAGCAGCCGGAGTCCGGAGGAGCCGCCCAGCGACACGGCCACCGCGGACGTCACGAAGCAGCTGATCTGCGACTTTAACTTTGTCTCCGAGCAGGAGAAGCGCGCCGCCCAGGAGGCGGAAACGGAGGCCCTGCTCGAGGTGGAGGAGAAAAAGCGTCGCAAGAGGTTCACCAAAAAGCGCGTCTGCGTCTCGGCCGGGCCCGTCCTCATCGCCCTGCGGCAGCAGTCGAAGCGCCCCAAGCCCCATCGGCACCAGGCCTTGGTCTTTGAGCCGATTTCTCCCATGGAGCGCGTCCTCGAAGGCTACCTTCCTCCGAGGGAGCAGCCGTTGACGATCAGTCTCCCCCAGCAGGAGCCAGTCTCAGTCCCTGTCCCTGTTCCAGCGAGGGAGGAGGAAACAACGGAGCTCCCTGAGTTCAT tTCGGAGCCCCGCGGGACCTTGAGCACGACAGACGAGATCTACCCTGACTCGTCGGACAGCAGTCTGTACGTGTCGgacgaggagcaggaggaCGCCTCTCAGTATTGCCGCGGCGGCTACCATCCGGTGGTCATCGGCGACATATTCGACAATCGGTTTCGAGTGGTCCGGAAGCTGGGCTGGGGTCACTTCTCCACCGTCTGGCTGTGCCGGGATCTCAA AGACGAGAAGTACGTGGCCCTCAAGGTGGTGAAGAGTGCTCCGCACTACATCGAGACGGCCGCAGACGAGATCCGCCTGCTGGAGGCCATCCGCGACGCGGACCCACTGGACGTGAAGCGGGAGCGCATCGTCCGGCTGATGAACCACTTCACGGTGCGCGGCGTGAACGGGATGCACACGTGCCTGGTGTTCGAGGCGCTCGGCTGCAGCCTGTACAAGCTGATCGTGAAGAACAACTACCAGGGCCTGGCCATCGCCCAGGTGCGCAACATCATCAAGCAGGTGCTGGAGGGGCTGGACTACCTGCACAGCAAGTGCAGCATCATCCACACGGACATCAAGCCGGAGAACATCCTCCTGGTGATCGACAATGCCGCAGCCATGAACCAGCAAATCGACGACGAGATCAACAGTCTGCGCGTGAAGGGAGCCGACTTCCCCGACTCGTACA TCAGCTCCATCGAGAAGCAGACCAAGACGCGGTCCAAGTGGCCGCTGATCGAACCTAACGGATCCACGAACACCAACACGAACACGAGCAACAGCACGGGCAACAACTCGACCTCTTCGACGCCTCTGGCCGCTGTGGCCATGTCCTCGCTGGACAAGGACGACACCACCACTTCGTCCACCCTGAACTCGAACACCACCTCCTCGCTGGCCTCCAAGTACTCGAGCCTGCTCGGCGACAGCGAGTGCAACGGCATCGGCGGTGGCGTCAGCCTGATCGGGGGCCTGGGTGGTGGCGTCGAGAGTCCCATTCTCAACAACCGATATCGAACCGAGAAGAAAATCACTGCCAAG CTGCCCAGCTCCAACTCCAATTCCAACCCCGCCTCCACCAACAACTCCTGCCCCTCCTACAACGCCAACACGAATCCGAATACCAACCCAAAGATCAACACAAATACTCAAAGCACGTGCACGTCCATGCCCAGCGAGTACACCAACAACCAGAACTGCCCCTCCACAACCGTCACAACCGTCACAGCCGCCACAACCGCCACTCCCAGTGCAACTCCTGCCACAGCCTTAGTTTCCATCTCCACCTCCGCCTCAGCCACGCCCCCCAGCACGTGCACGTACTCGTTCACGCATCTAGCGCCAACAACTACGACTCCAACCGcaacaactgcaactgcaagcACAGAGCTGTACAATGGCGACCATACATCTACAACTACAACCAACTCGACctcaacgacaacaacaacaacaacaacaacaactactgCAACATCAGCAAACACATCCGCTAAATTAAATGTCCATGCCAATGCCATATCTTCGCAGAACCAGAGTCAGAGTAGCCAGAACAACACCTACACGATACAGTCGCtcatcagcaacagcaacgtGCGGGTTAAGATCGCCGATCTGGGCAACGCATGCTACGAT TACCATCACTTCACCGAGGACATACAGACGCGGCAGTACCGATCGATCGAGGTCCTGCTGGGGGCACCCTACAACTATACCGCCGATATCTGGAGCACCGCTTGCCTGGCCTTCGAGCTGGCCACCGGCGACTATCTGTTCGACCCGCATGCCGGCGAGTCGTACAGCCGGGACGAGGACCACTTGGCGCACATCGTCGAGCTGCTGGGCTCCATTCCGCAGTCGGTGATACTGCGGGGCAAGCACGGACTCAAGTACTTCACCAGTTATG GCAACCTGAGGAACATCACCAAGCTGAAACCGTGGAGCCTGATGAACGTGCTCGTGGAGAAGTACGACTGGGACCCGGTGGAGGCCAAGAAGTTCTCCGACTTCCTGCTGCCCATGCTAGAGTACAATCCCGTCATACGGGCCTCGGCGGCCGAGTGCCTGCAGCATCCCTGGCTCGACCAGGAGGAGTTCGTCTAG
- the LOC108152408 gene encoding SRSF protein kinase 1 isoform X2 encodes MDATCPREDNATAAAEAEWPWKDGPWLDLYPSYLESLQGIMELASWVNQQSRHVANTLAQDQIFVGVLQASLLLFFLYLMYQLQQWSSRSPEEPPSDTATADVTKQLICDFNFVSEQEKRAAQEAETEALLEVEEKKRRKRFTKKRVCVSAGPVLIALRQQSKRPKPHRHQALVFEPISPMERVLEGYLPPREQPLTISLPQQEPVSVPVPVPAREEETTELPEFISEPRGTLSTTDEIYPDSSDSSLYVSDEEQEDASQYCRGGYHPVVIGDIFDNRFRVVRKLGWGHFSTVWLCRDLKDEKYVALKVVKSAPHYIETAADEIRLLEAIRDADPLDVKRERIVRLMNHFTVRGVNGMHTCLVFEALGCSLYKLIVKNNYQGLAIAQVRNIIKQVLEGLDYLHSKCSIIHTDIKPENILLVIDNAAAMNQQIDDEINSLRVKGADFPDSYISSIEKQTKTRSKWPLIEPNGSTNTNTNTSNSTGNNSTSSTPLAAVAMSSLDKDDTTTSSTLNSNTTSSLASKYSSLLGDSECNGIGGGVSLIGGLGGGVESPILNNRYRTEKKITAKSSVDCDDDTLGDHSTMASDTPTDDPDASPSGQPADKLPSSNSNSNPASTNNSCPSYNANTNPNTNPKINTNTQSTCTSMPSEYTNNQNCPSTTVTTVTAATTATPSATPATALVSISTSASATPPSTCTYSFTHLAPTTTTPTATTATASTELYNGDHTSTTTTNSTSTTTTTTTTTTTATSANTSAKLNVHANAISSQNQSQSSQNNTYTIQSLISNSNVRVKIADLGNACYDYHHFTEDIQTRQYRSIEVLLGAPYNYTADIWSTACLAFELATGDYLFDPHAGESYSRDEDHLAHIVELLGSIPQSVILRGKHGLKYFTSYGNLRNITKLKPWSLMNVLVEKYDWDPVEAKKFSDFLLPMLEYNPVIRASAAECLQHPWLDQEEFV; translated from the exons ATGGATGCCACCTGCCCCAGGGAGGACAATGCCACAGCGGCAGCTGAGGCAGAGTGGCCCTGGAAAGATGGTCCCTGGCTGGACTTGTACCCCAGCTACCTGGAGAGCCTGCAGGGCATCATGGAGCTGGCCAGCTGGGTGAATCAGCAGAGCCGTCACGTGGCGAACACTCTCGCCCAGGATCAGATCTTCGTTGGCGTACTCCAGGCCTCGCTGCTCCTCTTCTTCCTCTATCTTATGTACCAGCTGCAGCAGTGGAGCAGCCGGAGTCCGGAGGAGCCGCCCAGCGACACGGCCACCGCGGACGTCACGAAGCAGCTGATCTGCGACTTTAACTTTGTCTCCGAGCAGGAGAAGCGCGCCGCCCAGGAGGCGGAAACGGAGGCCCTGCTCGAGGTGGAGGAGAAAAAGCGTCGCAAGAGGTTCACCAAAAAGCGCGTCTGCGTCTCGGCCGGGCCCGTCCTCATCGCCCTGCGGCAGCAGTCGAAGCGCCCCAAGCCCCATCGGCACCAGGCCTTGGTCTTTGAGCCGATTTCTCCCATGGAGCGCGTCCTCGAAGGCTACCTTCCTCCGAGGGAGCAGCCGTTGACGATCAGTCTCCCCCAGCAGGAGCCAGTCTCAGTCCCTGTCCCTGTTCCAGCGAGGGAGGAGGAAACAACGGAGCTCCCTGAGTTCAT tTCGGAGCCCCGCGGGACCTTGAGCACGACAGACGAGATCTACCCTGACTCGTCGGACAGCAGTCTGTACGTGTCGgacgaggagcaggaggaCGCCTCTCAGTATTGCCGCGGCGGCTACCATCCGGTGGTCATCGGCGACATATTCGACAATCGGTTTCGAGTGGTCCGGAAGCTGGGCTGGGGTCACTTCTCCACCGTCTGGCTGTGCCGGGATCTCAA AGACGAGAAGTACGTGGCCCTCAAGGTGGTGAAGAGTGCTCCGCACTACATCGAGACGGCCGCAGACGAGATCCGCCTGCTGGAGGCCATCCGCGACGCGGACCCACTGGACGTGAAGCGGGAGCGCATCGTCCGGCTGATGAACCACTTCACGGTGCGCGGCGTGAACGGGATGCACACGTGCCTGGTGTTCGAGGCGCTCGGCTGCAGCCTGTACAAGCTGATCGTGAAGAACAACTACCAGGGCCTGGCCATCGCCCAGGTGCGCAACATCATCAAGCAGGTGCTGGAGGGGCTGGACTACCTGCACAGCAAGTGCAGCATCATCCACACGGACATCAAGCCGGAGAACATCCTCCTGGTGATCGACAATGCCGCAGCCATGAACCAGCAAATCGACGACGAGATCAACAGTCTGCGCGTGAAGGGAGCCGACTTCCCCGACTCGTACA TCAGCTCCATCGAGAAGCAGACCAAGACGCGGTCCAAGTGGCCGCTGATCGAACCTAACGGATCCACGAACACCAACACGAACACGAGCAACAGCACGGGCAACAACTCGACCTCTTCGACGCCTCTGGCCGCTGTGGCCATGTCCTCGCTGGACAAGGACGACACCACCACTTCGTCCACCCTGAACTCGAACACCACCTCCTCGCTGGCCTCCAAGTACTCGAGCCTGCTCGGCGACAGCGAGTGCAACGGCATCGGCGGTGGCGTCAGCCTGATCGGGGGCCTGGGTGGTGGCGTCGAGAGTCCCATTCTCAACAACCGATATCGAACCGAGAAGAAAATCACTGCCAAG TCTTCCGTCGACTGCGATGACGACACCCTGGGCGACCACAGCACCATGGCCAGCGACACGCCTACCGATGACCCCGACGCCAGTCCCAGTGGCCAGCCGGCGGACAAG CTGCCCAGCTCCAACTCCAATTCCAACCCCGCCTCCACCAACAACTCCTGCCCCTCCTACAACGCCAACACGAATCCGAATACCAACCCAAAGATCAACACAAATACTCAAAGCACGTGCACGTCCATGCCCAGCGAGTACACCAACAACCAGAACTGCCCCTCCACAACCGTCACAACCGTCACAGCCGCCACAACCGCCACTCCCAGTGCAACTCCTGCCACAGCCTTAGTTTCCATCTCCACCTCCGCCTCAGCCACGCCCCCCAGCACGTGCACGTACTCGTTCACGCATCTAGCGCCAACAACTACGACTCCAACCGcaacaactgcaactgcaagcACAGAGCTGTACAATGGCGACCATACATCTACAACTACAACCAACTCGACctcaacgacaacaacaacaacaacaacaacaactactgCAACATCAGCAAACACATCCGCTAAATTAAATGTCCATGCCAATGCCATATCTTCGCAGAACCAGAGTCAGAGTAGCCAGAACAACACCTACACGATACAGTCGCtcatcagcaacagcaacgtGCGGGTTAAGATCGCCGATCTGGGCAACGCATGCTACGAT TACCATCACTTCACCGAGGACATACAGACGCGGCAGTACCGATCGATCGAGGTCCTGCTGGGGGCACCCTACAACTATACCGCCGATATCTGGAGCACCGCTTGCCTGGCCTTCGAGCTGGCCACCGGCGACTATCTGTTCGACCCGCATGCCGGCGAGTCGTACAGCCGGGACGAGGACCACTTGGCGCACATCGTCGAGCTGCTGGGCTCCATTCCGCAGTCGGTGATACTGCGGGGCAAGCACGGACTCAAGTACTTCACCAGTTATG GCAACCTGAGGAACATCACCAAGCTGAAACCGTGGAGCCTGATGAACGTGCTCGTGGAGAAGTACGACTGGGACCCGGTGGAGGCCAAGAAGTTCTCCGACTTCCTGCTGCCCATGCTAGAGTACAATCCCGTCATACGGGCCTCGGCGGCCGAGTGCCTGCAGCATCCCTGGCTCGACCAGGAGGAGTTCGTCTAG
- the LOC108152408 gene encoding SRSF protein kinase 1 isoform X1 — MDATCPREDNATAAAEAEWPWKDGPWLDLYPSYLESLQGIMELASWVNQQSRHVANTLAQDQIFVGVLQASLLLFFLYLMYQLQQWSSRSPEEPPSDTATADVTKQLICDFNFVSEQEKRAAQEAETEALLEVEEKKRRKRFTKKRVCVSAGPVLIALRQQSKRPKPHRHQALVFEPISPMERVLEGYLPPREQPLTISLPQQEPVSVPVPVPAREEETTELPEFISEPRGTLSTTDEIYPDSSDSSLYVSDEEQEDASQYCRGGYHPVVIGDIFDNRFRVVRKLGWGHFSTVWLCRDLKDEKYVALKVVKSAPHYIETAADEIRLLEAIRDADPLDVKRERIVRLMNHFTVRGVNGMHTCLVFEALGCSLYKLIVKNNYQGLAIAQVRNIIKQVLEGLDYLHSKCSIIHTDIKPENILLVIDNAAAMNQQIDDEINSLRVKGADFPDSYISSIEKQTKTRSKWPLIEPNGSTNTNTNTSNSTGNNSTSSTPLAAVAMSSLDKDDTTTSSTLNSNTTSSLASKYSSLLGDSECNGIGGGVSLIGGLGGGVESPILNNRYRTEKKITAKSSVDCDDDTLGDHSTMASDTPTDDPDASPSGQPADKQLPSSNSNSNPASTNNSCPSYNANTNPNTNPKINTNTQSTCTSMPSEYTNNQNCPSTTVTTVTAATTATPSATPATALVSISTSASATPPSTCTYSFTHLAPTTTTPTATTATASTELYNGDHTSTTTTNSTSTTTTTTTTTTTATSANTSAKLNVHANAISSQNQSQSSQNNTYTIQSLISNSNVRVKIADLGNACYDYHHFTEDIQTRQYRSIEVLLGAPYNYTADIWSTACLAFELATGDYLFDPHAGESYSRDEDHLAHIVELLGSIPQSVILRGKHGLKYFTSYGNLRNITKLKPWSLMNVLVEKYDWDPVEAKKFSDFLLPMLEYNPVIRASAAECLQHPWLDQEEFV, encoded by the exons ATGGATGCCACCTGCCCCAGGGAGGACAATGCCACAGCGGCAGCTGAGGCAGAGTGGCCCTGGAAAGATGGTCCCTGGCTGGACTTGTACCCCAGCTACCTGGAGAGCCTGCAGGGCATCATGGAGCTGGCCAGCTGGGTGAATCAGCAGAGCCGTCACGTGGCGAACACTCTCGCCCAGGATCAGATCTTCGTTGGCGTACTCCAGGCCTCGCTGCTCCTCTTCTTCCTCTATCTTATGTACCAGCTGCAGCAGTGGAGCAGCCGGAGTCCGGAGGAGCCGCCCAGCGACACGGCCACCGCGGACGTCACGAAGCAGCTGATCTGCGACTTTAACTTTGTCTCCGAGCAGGAGAAGCGCGCCGCCCAGGAGGCGGAAACGGAGGCCCTGCTCGAGGTGGAGGAGAAAAAGCGTCGCAAGAGGTTCACCAAAAAGCGCGTCTGCGTCTCGGCCGGGCCCGTCCTCATCGCCCTGCGGCAGCAGTCGAAGCGCCCCAAGCCCCATCGGCACCAGGCCTTGGTCTTTGAGCCGATTTCTCCCATGGAGCGCGTCCTCGAAGGCTACCTTCCTCCGAGGGAGCAGCCGTTGACGATCAGTCTCCCCCAGCAGGAGCCAGTCTCAGTCCCTGTCCCTGTTCCAGCGAGGGAGGAGGAAACAACGGAGCTCCCTGAGTTCAT tTCGGAGCCCCGCGGGACCTTGAGCACGACAGACGAGATCTACCCTGACTCGTCGGACAGCAGTCTGTACGTGTCGgacgaggagcaggaggaCGCCTCTCAGTATTGCCGCGGCGGCTACCATCCGGTGGTCATCGGCGACATATTCGACAATCGGTTTCGAGTGGTCCGGAAGCTGGGCTGGGGTCACTTCTCCACCGTCTGGCTGTGCCGGGATCTCAA AGACGAGAAGTACGTGGCCCTCAAGGTGGTGAAGAGTGCTCCGCACTACATCGAGACGGCCGCAGACGAGATCCGCCTGCTGGAGGCCATCCGCGACGCGGACCCACTGGACGTGAAGCGGGAGCGCATCGTCCGGCTGATGAACCACTTCACGGTGCGCGGCGTGAACGGGATGCACACGTGCCTGGTGTTCGAGGCGCTCGGCTGCAGCCTGTACAAGCTGATCGTGAAGAACAACTACCAGGGCCTGGCCATCGCCCAGGTGCGCAACATCATCAAGCAGGTGCTGGAGGGGCTGGACTACCTGCACAGCAAGTGCAGCATCATCCACACGGACATCAAGCCGGAGAACATCCTCCTGGTGATCGACAATGCCGCAGCCATGAACCAGCAAATCGACGACGAGATCAACAGTCTGCGCGTGAAGGGAGCCGACTTCCCCGACTCGTACA TCAGCTCCATCGAGAAGCAGACCAAGACGCGGTCCAAGTGGCCGCTGATCGAACCTAACGGATCCACGAACACCAACACGAACACGAGCAACAGCACGGGCAACAACTCGACCTCTTCGACGCCTCTGGCCGCTGTGGCCATGTCCTCGCTGGACAAGGACGACACCACCACTTCGTCCACCCTGAACTCGAACACCACCTCCTCGCTGGCCTCCAAGTACTCGAGCCTGCTCGGCGACAGCGAGTGCAACGGCATCGGCGGTGGCGTCAGCCTGATCGGGGGCCTGGGTGGTGGCGTCGAGAGTCCCATTCTCAACAACCGATATCGAACCGAGAAGAAAATCACTGCCAAG TCTTCCGTCGACTGCGATGACGACACCCTGGGCGACCACAGCACCATGGCCAGCGACACGCCTACCGATGACCCCGACGCCAGTCCCAGTGGCCAGCCGGCGGACAAG CAGCTGCCCAGCTCCAACTCCAATTCCAACCCCGCCTCCACCAACAACTCCTGCCCCTCCTACAACGCCAACACGAATCCGAATACCAACCCAAAGATCAACACAAATACTCAAAGCACGTGCACGTCCATGCCCAGCGAGTACACCAACAACCAGAACTGCCCCTCCACAACCGTCACAACCGTCACAGCCGCCACAACCGCCACTCCCAGTGCAACTCCTGCCACAGCCTTAGTTTCCATCTCCACCTCCGCCTCAGCCACGCCCCCCAGCACGTGCACGTACTCGTTCACGCATCTAGCGCCAACAACTACGACTCCAACCGcaacaactgcaactgcaagcACAGAGCTGTACAATGGCGACCATACATCTACAACTACAACCAACTCGACctcaacgacaacaacaacaacaacaacaacaactactgCAACATCAGCAAACACATCCGCTAAATTAAATGTCCATGCCAATGCCATATCTTCGCAGAACCAGAGTCAGAGTAGCCAGAACAACACCTACACGATACAGTCGCtcatcagcaacagcaacgtGCGGGTTAAGATCGCCGATCTGGGCAACGCATGCTACGAT TACCATCACTTCACCGAGGACATACAGACGCGGCAGTACCGATCGATCGAGGTCCTGCTGGGGGCACCCTACAACTATACCGCCGATATCTGGAGCACCGCTTGCCTGGCCTTCGAGCTGGCCACCGGCGACTATCTGTTCGACCCGCATGCCGGCGAGTCGTACAGCCGGGACGAGGACCACTTGGCGCACATCGTCGAGCTGCTGGGCTCCATTCCGCAGTCGGTGATACTGCGGGGCAAGCACGGACTCAAGTACTTCACCAGTTATG GCAACCTGAGGAACATCACCAAGCTGAAACCGTGGAGCCTGATGAACGTGCTCGTGGAGAAGTACGACTGGGACCCGGTGGAGGCCAAGAAGTTCTCCGACTTCCTGCTGCCCATGCTAGAGTACAATCCCGTCATACGGGCCTCGGCGGCCGAGTGCCTGCAGCATCCCTGGCTCGACCAGGAGGAGTTCGTCTAG
- the LOC108152408 gene encoding SRSF protein kinase 3 isoform X6, producing the protein MDATCPREDNATAAAEAEWPWKDGPWLDLYPSYLESLQGIMELASWVNQQSRHVANTLAQDQIFVGVLQASLLLFFLYLMYQLQQWSSRSPEEPPSDTATADVTKQLICDFNFVSEQEKRAAQEAETEALLEVEEKKRRKRFTKKRVCVSAGPVLIALRQQSKRPKPHRHQALVFEPISPMERVLEGYLPPREQPLTISLPQQEPVSVPVPVPAREEETTELPEFISEPRGTLSTTDEIYPDSSDSSLYVSDEEQEDASQYCRGGYHPVVIGDIFDNRFRVVRKLGWGHFSTVWLCRDLKDEKYVALKVVKSAPHYIETAADEIRLLEAIRDADPLDVKRERIVRLMNHFTVRGVNGMHTCLVFEALGCSLYKLIVKNNYQGLAIAQVRNIIKQVLEGLDYLHSKCSIIHTDIKPENILLVIDNAAAMNQQIDDEINSLRVKGADFPDSYISSIEKQTKTRSKWPLIEPNGSTNTNTNTSNSTGNNSTSSTPLAAVAMSSLDKDDTTTSSTLNSNTTSSLASKYSSLLGDSECNGIGGGVSLIGGLGGGVESPILNNRYRTEKKITAKNQSQSSQNNTYTIQSLISNSNVRVKIADLGNACYDYHHFTEDIQTRQYRSIEVLLGAPYNYTADIWSTACLAFELATGDYLFDPHAGESYSRDEDHLAHIVELLGSIPQSVILRGKHGLKYFTSYGNLRNITKLKPWSLMNVLVEKYDWDPVEAKKFSDFLLPMLEYNPVIRASAAECLQHPWLDQEEFV; encoded by the exons ATGGATGCCACCTGCCCCAGGGAGGACAATGCCACAGCGGCAGCTGAGGCAGAGTGGCCCTGGAAAGATGGTCCCTGGCTGGACTTGTACCCCAGCTACCTGGAGAGCCTGCAGGGCATCATGGAGCTGGCCAGCTGGGTGAATCAGCAGAGCCGTCACGTGGCGAACACTCTCGCCCAGGATCAGATCTTCGTTGGCGTACTCCAGGCCTCGCTGCTCCTCTTCTTCCTCTATCTTATGTACCAGCTGCAGCAGTGGAGCAGCCGGAGTCCGGAGGAGCCGCCCAGCGACACGGCCACCGCGGACGTCACGAAGCAGCTGATCTGCGACTTTAACTTTGTCTCCGAGCAGGAGAAGCGCGCCGCCCAGGAGGCGGAAACGGAGGCCCTGCTCGAGGTGGAGGAGAAAAAGCGTCGCAAGAGGTTCACCAAAAAGCGCGTCTGCGTCTCGGCCGGGCCCGTCCTCATCGCCCTGCGGCAGCAGTCGAAGCGCCCCAAGCCCCATCGGCACCAGGCCTTGGTCTTTGAGCCGATTTCTCCCATGGAGCGCGTCCTCGAAGGCTACCTTCCTCCGAGGGAGCAGCCGTTGACGATCAGTCTCCCCCAGCAGGAGCCAGTCTCAGTCCCTGTCCCTGTTCCAGCGAGGGAGGAGGAAACAACGGAGCTCCCTGAGTTCAT tTCGGAGCCCCGCGGGACCTTGAGCACGACAGACGAGATCTACCCTGACTCGTCGGACAGCAGTCTGTACGTGTCGgacgaggagcaggaggaCGCCTCTCAGTATTGCCGCGGCGGCTACCATCCGGTGGTCATCGGCGACATATTCGACAATCGGTTTCGAGTGGTCCGGAAGCTGGGCTGGGGTCACTTCTCCACCGTCTGGCTGTGCCGGGATCTCAA AGACGAGAAGTACGTGGCCCTCAAGGTGGTGAAGAGTGCTCCGCACTACATCGAGACGGCCGCAGACGAGATCCGCCTGCTGGAGGCCATCCGCGACGCGGACCCACTGGACGTGAAGCGGGAGCGCATCGTCCGGCTGATGAACCACTTCACGGTGCGCGGCGTGAACGGGATGCACACGTGCCTGGTGTTCGAGGCGCTCGGCTGCAGCCTGTACAAGCTGATCGTGAAGAACAACTACCAGGGCCTGGCCATCGCCCAGGTGCGCAACATCATCAAGCAGGTGCTGGAGGGGCTGGACTACCTGCACAGCAAGTGCAGCATCATCCACACGGACATCAAGCCGGAGAACATCCTCCTGGTGATCGACAATGCCGCAGCCATGAACCAGCAAATCGACGACGAGATCAACAGTCTGCGCGTGAAGGGAGCCGACTTCCCCGACTCGTACA TCAGCTCCATCGAGAAGCAGACCAAGACGCGGTCCAAGTGGCCGCTGATCGAACCTAACGGATCCACGAACACCAACACGAACACGAGCAACAGCACGGGCAACAACTCGACCTCTTCGACGCCTCTGGCCGCTGTGGCCATGTCCTCGCTGGACAAGGACGACACCACCACTTCGTCCACCCTGAACTCGAACACCACCTCCTCGCTGGCCTCCAAGTACTCGAGCCTGCTCGGCGACAGCGAGTGCAACGGCATCGGCGGTGGCGTCAGCCTGATCGGGGGCCTGGGTGGTGGCGTCGAGAGTCCCATTCTCAACAACCGATATCGAACCGAGAAGAAAATCACTGCCAAG AACCAGAGTCAGAGTAGCCAGAACAACACCTACACGATACAGTCGCtcatcagcaacagcaacgtGCGGGTTAAGATCGCCGATCTGGGCAACGCATGCTACGAT TACCATCACTTCACCGAGGACATACAGACGCGGCAGTACCGATCGATCGAGGTCCTGCTGGGGGCACCCTACAACTATACCGCCGATATCTGGAGCACCGCTTGCCTGGCCTTCGAGCTGGCCACCGGCGACTATCTGTTCGACCCGCATGCCGGCGAGTCGTACAGCCGGGACGAGGACCACTTGGCGCACATCGTCGAGCTGCTGGGCTCCATTCCGCAGTCGGTGATACTGCGGGGCAAGCACGGACTCAAGTACTTCACCAGTTATG GCAACCTGAGGAACATCACCAAGCTGAAACCGTGGAGCCTGATGAACGTGCTCGTGGAGAAGTACGACTGGGACCCGGTGGAGGCCAAGAAGTTCTCCGACTTCCTGCTGCCCATGCTAGAGTACAATCCCGTCATACGGGCCTCGGCGGCCGAGTGCCTGCAGCATCCCTGGCTCGACCAGGAGGAGTTCGTCTAG